The segment TTTCACGTTTTGAGAAAACAGAATGGATGAACGAAGGCGAACAGGAATTTGATACGCTGGCCGGTTTTATCCTGCACGAATTGGAACGCATTCCACATGCCGGTGAAAAATTCGAATGGAAAGGATTTACATTTGAGATCATCGACATGGATGGTCACCGCATTGATAAAGTATTACTTCATGTGCCTGATGGTGTGGGTGAAGAATAACCGTTGAATGTGTGATTGAATGATGAATATGATCATCTTATTCGCAATCAATCTCCCACCCCACAATTCTTAATCTTCCCTTTCAATTACATAAACAAGTGAACTGCATTGTTCTTTATGCAGCAATGCATTAAAGTTCGACACAAGACCATTCCAGATACCTTTTAAGAAAAAACCCTTCTTATACTTTTCACTGAGCAGTGAAATGTAAAAACTATCAAGCCACATGCGTCTTGTACCAATTACCCGCATACCATTGCGTTTCATAAGCATGCGCATGGAATTTGGAGAGAAATGATACAGATGCCTCGGCACATCATAACTCGCCCAGAATTCTTTATAGATCGCCGCATCTTTGCTTGTATAATTAGGAACAGCAATAATGAGCTTACCTGTTGGTGCCAGTAAGTCTTTTATCCGGTCAACATACTCATCTAACTGATGCACATGCTCCAGCACATGCCACATAGTGATTACGCTGTAAGTTTGTTCAGGTAAACGAAACAATTCATCAGAAGGATAAATATCACAGTTGTATTTCTTGATGGCTTGCTTTCTTGCCTCGGGATCAGGTTCAAGACCAACCACGTTCCAGCCGGCTCTTTCCATTGTATGTGCAAATGTTCCGGTACCGCTGCCGATATCAAGCAACATCCCCACCTGGCGTTTGGAAGCCTTTTTTACCAGTTTCTCTTTCGACATCATGGTAAAAAAACGTGCAATATGGTAAAGAAAGTTGATCACGCCCTTCTTCGTATTACTATGCGAAATGTAAGCGGAAGATTGATAATAAGGACCGATCTTATCTTCTGAAGGGGCATTTAACGTATATCTCAAACCGCACATACCACACTCAGCGATCGTGAATGTTTCACCACTTACCGTGTGATCTTTTGCAGTTTGTACAGGTTTGATGGATTCATTTTTACAGACCGGGCAGTTGGCATAACTCATCAGCTGAAGATTCATGATTGGAGCAGTTCGTTTCTGGGTCATGGATTATTGAATTTTATGCAATGGCGGCGCTTCGTTCAGCTTCAGCTTCTGGTTATTTCCCTGTTTGCTCCATTGCGGTGAATAATTAGCGAATAGCAAAATACTTATTATAGCCGACAAGAACAATGCCAGCACAATCATCCACCAAAGATTGAGGGGTTTTCTCTTAACACCCGTCAGTAATTCCGTCATCTCTTCGCTTGTTTTTTCCTGCTCACCTACCAGTATGGAATGCGAAGTATTCTTACGAATTATTTTCTCTGCAGTTACGGGATTTCCCTTTACCGCCTCATAAAGCGACGAAAAATGAAGCAATTTCTGCTCATCTTTTGTAAAAACGCCAAGTCCGTTCAAGGTCATTTCCCCTTTTTCAGATAATGTACGTTGAAATTCAGTTGATAGGTTTTGCTGTAATGTTTTTACCTCTTCCCTGTCTACATTCAACTCTTTTTGAAGCCAATGCTCAAATTGCTCATCAGTTCCGGTAACGGAAGAAGAATAATGAAGTATAAATTCCGGCGCATACAACAGCCGGTTTGGGAAATCGAGCCGGGCAGGCAGGTGCTCAACCGAAAACGTACCGATTCCCTGTAAAGAAACCCTTTTTTGAAAAGAAAGATAGCGTAATACCAGTTCAACCATGACTTTACTGTTGCTTTTGGTCAAAAGTAAGTCTTATTCCCGCAAGTAGATTAAATCCAACTACCTGGTAATTATTCCAACGTTGGTATGTATTATTGAAGATATTATTGAATTGCCCCCACACGCTGATAAGGGGGTGAACTTTAAATTCCATACCTGCATTCAGGTCAAACGCACCACGGAGACGTTCGCTGCTTCCGCTTATATCTTTCCGGTACACCGCTCCCTGCCATGAAAGAAGATCTGCTTTCACCATGATCTTTTTGCTCGGCTGCCAACGCAGTGCCGCACTCAATTCAATCGGCACAAAGTGCCAGGGTCTTGCCTCGTCTTGTTGATTAAGAAAATTATAGATATCCATTTTAGCGCTGGCATTAAACTGATCCTGCAAAACAAAACCTATTTCGCCCTGTGTGTGCAATGCCTGCAGTTTTCCTTCACGCAATACTTCAAATAATCCCGGCCGAACATGATTACTAAACAATGGAATACTCAGGTACTCCAGGAAACCGGTTTGCACACGGTAATTGAACGAATTGGCAAGTGTTCCTTTAAAACCACCATACAACTCAGTAATGCGTGTATTGAATTGTGATAACGGCTGATTGATCCACGGATTTTTTGATACAAGATGCTGATAGGTATTCTTCTGCACATAGCCTGTCCAGCCACCGGTTAATATGATTTTCTTTTCCTGCAGATGAATGTCGAGTAAGACATCGGGCAGCACATTTAATTTACCCTGATCCCATGTTGGACGGATCCCAGCCTTAATAAACAACCTCGATGTTTTCAACATAGCCGCAGCATTCAGGAAAAACACATTGTTGGTATAGGCTTCTCCGCCGGTTGGCGTATAAGTAGTGAGATCAAAATTGCCACGCACCAACAAACCAAAGCTGTTGCCAAATCTTACTTCCACGGGAAGATCAAGTACTCCGTTCGTTTCGGTTGAACGGGTATCGCTGAACACATTGATATTAAGATCGGGATTGTAGCTGATGCCGAAACGGTTAACAAATGCATTGCGCACTCCTGCCCTTATGTTGATGGTTTGGTATGGCTTCTTTAATGAATCCTCTTTTGAATTGGCAAATACCGGATCGGGGCCGTATAAAAAGAAAGATTGATTTTGATAACCGGCCTTGCCATACACTTCAACATTTTTTACAACAGAATTGATATTGGCCGAAAATGCCGTGTTGCTGAAACGCTGCACTCGCAGCTTACCTCTTTGCGACAGATGATTCGCAAATAAGGTGAAGTTTGTTTTCTTACCGTCGCCTAATGTAAAACCCGCATCTAATAGCGGTGTATTGTAGTTGCCGTAACCTACCTTGATATAATTACTGTTGTGCGCCTGTCCCGCCGAATCAATTTGCAGTGACATTGGCTTTAAGCCAACCGGCTGCAGGTTAAAATATAAATTCTGAACAGGAATATTGTAAGCCAGATTGGGTGCGCCTGTTTCAGGAGCTGGCGGTGTTGCATTGAAATTAAGTTTCACTGCATTTTTCAACACAGGCTTAAATGCTGACACAATTTCAACAGATTGTTTTTTGGTTGTATCCTGTGCAAAAACAGCTGCAGACGTAAAACAAAGTGCCAGTGAAAATATAAATCGTTTGTTCATGTTCATTAATTCGTTGTTGGTTCATCTAAAGCTCCACCGCTAACCAGGCTTCCGTACCTCTCAACTACGCCAAAGCTTCGTTGAGCAGGCTTACCTCGTACTTCTAACTTCGTACTTATCACTATCCTTCAATCTTCGAATTCTTCTTTTCTTCTTCAGTTACCTGTTGCAGTTTTGTCTGTGCTTCCTGTTTTAATTGCAGGTTGGTAGCATTGTCTACAACACTCTGATAGGTTGCTTTCGAATTGAAGTAATCTTTTTGCTTCAAATAAATATCTCCAAGTAATATGTATGATTTGGTTACCCAGAAATCATACGAACCACTTTTGTTGATCACTTCAAACGCAGCTTTTTCTGCATTGGTCAGGCTGTTGAGATCAAATTGACATTTGGCAATTTCATACCTCGCTTCTGCTGCCCACTCTCCTTTGTTGAGATTCACCACAGCACGGTACGATTGAATGGCGAGATCATATGTGTTATTCAACTGATGATTTCTTCCGGTCACAAGATTTGATAACGCTTTATCATCATTCCCTGCACCTTTTGCGATCAGCAGATCTTTTGCTACATCAGCGGCTTGCTTGTATTCTTTCAATTGATAATGACAACGCAATAATCCACGCAAAGCTTCTAACCTGCTTTCATCTGTTGTGGCAACAGTACGCAGAATTTCATAATAAGGTTGTGCCTTTGCATAATCTTTCAATTCAAAATAATAAGAACGGGCAGCGATCAATGCACTCTTTTCTGCATATTGGCTGCTACCCTGCTTCGCTACATACTCATAACCCGGCAATGCACCCTTCCAGTCTTTACGCAGCATAAAACATTCACTACGGTTATAATGAGCATCCAACGCATTGGCGCCATTCGGAAAACGAGTGAGATAACTATTGATCTGCTCAACAGCACCTGTACAATCGTTGTTATTGAGTTTCACTTCAACTGCAGCGTAGGCCAATGAATCAGCTTCGCTGGCTGAAACATTTTTACCAGTTGAACGGATGAAGGCTTCGTATTCCTGCGGTCTTCCTGTTTCTACATAAATAGCACGTATGTTTTCCAAAGCAAATGCTGCCTCTTCACTGTTTGGATATTGCTGTAATAATTTCTTGTAGTTATCTAACGCTTCCTGGTTTTTATTAAGGTTACTGTAGCAAACAGCTAATTGTAAAAGTGCAGTTTGTTTAAAGCCTGTGTTCTGCGCCGCATTGATCACATTGTTGAGGAAAGGAATCGCTGCCTGGAATTTTTCATCGGCCATATAGGTTTTTGCAATTTCCATATTGGCATCAGGTACTAAATTGCTGCGTGGATACAAACGTTGCAAGGTGCTCATCTGATCGATCTTGCCCTTGCTGTTATTAATTCCGGCGAGCATTGCTTTTTGATACAATGCATAATCTGCATTTGGCCATGAATAATCAATTGCTTTTTGATACATGCTTAATGCAGTGGTATAACTCTTCTGCATAAAATAACAATCAGCTAAACGGATATGCGCATCCTGGTCGATTGGTGCGGAGTTAAGTGCTACACGACCAACTGCTTTTTGAAAAAATCCCTGTGCAACCAAAAAGTTTTCTTTGCGCAGGTAACAATAACCCATGTTGTAATTCGCTTCCTTCACGGTTGCTTCACCCATACCCGGGTTTCCGCTTTGCAAAAACTTATCATAGAAGCGAATGGCGTCATCCAGACGATCATTACGGTAAGCGATCTCTCCTTTCCAGTAGTTGGTCAATGGAAGAACCGGCGCATTGTATTTGTCTTTTAAAATTTTATCCAGCAGCTCATCGGCTTTGTTCAACTGACCATCATTGATCAACTCAGCAGCACGACCATACAACATGCGTGGATAGAGTTTCTTTGTTGATTCCGACGGATCGACAAGCGACTCCATTAAAGAGATGGCATCTTTATAGTTGCTTGTGCCTGTGAGTAGACCCACCAATAATTCTTTTGCTTCATTACTATAAGTACTTCGGGGATACTCATTCAAAAAACGTTTGAATTCGCTGATGGCTACACCCTGGTAACCTAACTCATACGAAAGCTTTGCATAGTTGAATAAGGATACTTCACGCTGTTGCTGATTGCTGTTATTGGCAGCACAAAATGCAAAGGCATTCCTTGCATTTTCTTTCTGATTTGTTTTTAGATAAGCATCACCCAGCATATACATTGCACTCTGGCTAAGCGAATCTTCACTGCCACTTAACTGTTTAAAACCGTCGATAGCTTTGGTCAGTTGATTATTTTGATAATAGCTATAACTGAGTTCGTACAGATCCTGGCGGGATACTTTATCTGCTTTGTTTACGTATTCTTCTAATAA is part of the Lacibacter sediminis genome and harbors:
- a CDS encoding tetratricopeptide repeat protein — its product is MNVYPAMNNRITYILSFLLLCFSVQVSAQVTAINNDPNAKFKQAQEYFLTDQYSLAMPLLRELKQEVQSSTILNAGIKVQEIDYYLLACGLQQNDERAVQPSREFITVVHNMPRTQQLSFHLANYYFRKQLFTDALEFYEKAEIASLNNEQISESKFRMGYSYFHLKRYGQAKPLFNTIRQMPDDKHYLDANYFYGFLAYNDKQYNEALGCFEKVKDHPEYGKIVPFYIASIYYFRGEKDKAIKIAEEAVKRPNILYDLEMKQLLGHAYFEKKDYKRALPLLEEYVNKADKVSRQDLYELSYSYYQNNQLTKAIDGFKQLSGSEDSLSQSAMYMLGDAYLKTNQKENARNAFAFCAANNSNQQQREVSLFNYAKLSYELGYQGVAISEFKRFLNEYPRSTYSNEAKELLVGLLTGTSNYKDAISLMESLVDPSESTKKLYPRMLYGRAAELINDGQLNKADELLDKILKDKYNAPVLPLTNYWKGEIAYRNDRLDDAIRFYDKFLQSGNPGMGEATVKEANYNMGYCYLRKENFLVAQGFFQKAVGRVALNSAPIDQDAHIRLADCYFMQKSYTTALSMYQKAIDYSWPNADYALYQKAMLAGINNSKGKIDQMSTLQRLYPRSNLVPDANMEIAKTYMADEKFQAAIPFLNNVINAAQNTGFKQTALLQLAVCYSNLNKNQEALDNYKKLLQQYPNSEEAAFALENIRAIYVETGRPQEYEAFIRSTGKNVSASEADSLAYAAVEVKLNNNDCTGAVEQINSYLTRFPNGANALDAHYNRSECFMLRKDWKGALPGYEYVAKQGSSQYAEKSALIAARSYYFELKDYAKAQPYYEILRTVATTDESRLEALRGLLRCHYQLKEYKQAADVAKDLLIAKGAGNDDKALSNLVTGRNHQLNNTYDLAIQSYRAVVNLNKGEWAAEARYEIAKCQFDLNSLTNAEKAAFEVINKSGSYDFWVTKSYILLGDIYLKQKDYFNSKATYQSVVDNATNLQLKQEAQTKLQQVTEEEKKNSKIEG
- a CDS encoding DUF4229 domain-containing protein → MVELVLRYLSFQKRVSLQGIGTFSVEHLPARLDFPNRLLYAPEFILHYSSSVTGTDEQFEHWLQKELNVDREEVKTLQQNLSTEFQRTLSEKGEMTLNGLGVFTKDEQKLLHFSSLYEAVKGNPVTAEKIIRKNTSHSILVGEQEKTSEEMTELLTGVKRKPLNLWWMIVLALFLSAIISILLFANYSPQWSKQGNNQKLKLNEAPPLHKIQ
- a CDS encoding class I SAM-dependent methyltransferase; this translates as MTQKRTAPIMNLQLMSYANCPVCKNESIKPVQTAKDHTVSGETFTIAECGMCGLRYTLNAPSEDKIGPYYQSSAYISHSNTKKGVINFLYHIARFFTMMSKEKLVKKASKRQVGMLLDIGSGTGTFAHTMERAGWNVVGLEPDPEARKQAIKKYNCDIYPSDELFRLPEQTYSVITMWHVLEHVHQLDEYVDRIKDLLAPTGKLIIAVPNYTSKDAAIYKEFWASYDVPRHLYHFSPNSMRMLMKRNGMRVIGTRRMWLDSFYISLLSEKYKKGFFLKGIWNGLVSNFNALLHKEQCSSLVYVIERED